From Scatophagus argus isolate fScaArg1 chromosome 10, fScaArg1.pri, whole genome shotgun sequence, a single genomic window includes:
- the LOC124065623 gene encoding DELTA-sagatoxin-Srs1a-like has translation MPHRHCYVEINNNSGCYMLANPRVFTESGYCEVPLPPMVGPCSAANAMFNKTAGAATGAVGVFTYDLFNAALNDYSHVMAVMYSVPYDRNLYSNWFAVGIFERGNNCDYNLYDIMYNGSEINFTRAKADGSCISYEGDYVIISASMSDAGEAVLRVDITDTGMY, from the exons ATGCCTCATCGCCACTGCTATGTCGAGATTAACAACAACTCTGGCTGCTACATGCTCGCCAATCCAAG GGTGTTCACAGAGAGTGGATACTGTGAGGTGCCACTGCCACCCATGGTAGGTCCCTGCTCCGCTGCCAACGCAATGTTCAACAAGACCGCTGGCGCTGCAACCGGAGCCGTCGGAGTCTTCACCTACGACCTCTTCAACGCCGCCCTGAATGACTACAGCCACGTCATGGCTGTCATGTACTCCGTACCTTATGACCGAAACCTCTACTCCAACTGGTTTGCTGTGGGGATCTTTGAAAGGGGAAATAACTGTGATTACAACCTTTATGATATTATGTATAATGGaagtgaaattaattttacaaGAGCAAAGGCAGATGGCTCCTGCATTTCTTATGAGGGCGATTATGTTATCATCAGTGCCTCCATGTCAGATGCAGGTGAAGCAGTCCTGAGGGTGGACATCACTGATACCGGCATGTAttaa